Below is a genomic region from Pseudarthrobacter sulfonivorans.
TCGGGCGAAGCCTATTTCAGGGCAGCAGATTCCCGTATTTCATAGCTGAGGTTTTGGTGGTCCGCATCCATTTCGTTGACTTGGATGCGGTATCCGTCGGGGTCATTGACAGTGATGAAACGGCCGAACGTTTCGTCCATGATGTCCGACGGGGCATATCCGGCAGCTCTTAGTCGCTCTGCGGTGAGCTCCAGCCTTTCGTCGGTGGAGAAGTGCAGCGCTACCGCTCCGGCATCTGAGTGTGTGGTTCCCGCTTGGGCAATGTGGAGCCCAAGTTGCCCGCCGTTGCCGTGCAGGTCCGCCCAGGTTCCGCTTGTTGCTGCAGCGTTCTCGTTCAACCCAAGGGTGGAATAAAACTTGTTGGCGAGCTCGATGTTCCGCACGAAGCGGATCGGAGTAACTCTCATTTGGTTGAACCTTCCTTGTTGAGGGCCTGGGTCAGCGTTTCTTCGACGAACGACGACAGTGATAGTCCGCGTTCGATTGCTGCGTGTTTGACCTGCTTGACTAGGTCTGTTGGCAGGTAGATGTTGAACTGTGTCTTGTCGGCCATGGCTAGAATGCTAGCAAAATAGCATTCGATGTACAAGGGCGAGCGTGCTGGGGGCGCCTGTAGGCTTCGTAGGTGATTCCCGGAAAGACGTCCCGGCTTCGATTCCGGCAGATGGCGTCAGCAGACCTGGACAACATGACTGCGCTTCTGGGTGATCCTGCTGTCATGGCGTATTACCCCGCACCCAAGACGCGGGAAGAGGCCGCGCAGTGGATCGCCTGGAATGAAGCGAACTACGCCACGCATGGTTACGGCCTTTGGATTGTGGAAACTCTCGATGGCGAGTTTCTGGGTGACTGCGGACTTACCTGTCAGCAGGTCAATGGTCGCAGCGAGTTGGAGGTCGGATTTCACATCCGCGCGGAGGCGTGGGGCCGGGGATATGCGACCGAAGCGGCCGCGGCGTGCATGGAATTCGCACGCGACGAGCTCGCTGTTAAGCAGCTCGTCGCCATTATCCATCCAGAAAATGTGGCTTCTCGTCGGGTGGCGGAGAAAATTGGCATGAGCTACATCGAGAACGATCATGGCGGCACCATCGCGACGCGGATGGTTCTCGGAGTTCAGCTGGCGTCCGGTAGGGGTCCCGCATGAACGCTGGGCTGCGGGGAAGTAGCATCGTGCTTACACAAGAGCCTGAGATATGACACCAGAGAGCTAGAAGCATCCGGCTGGACAAGAATTCACGACAACATCCTCGTCTCCGACGGTTAGCGCCGCTCAACTATTTTCGCGGGCAGCAGGCTGTTATTCGCGGCTTTCCTCCCTTAGCGGCTTGAGGTGCGCCGGGATCGTTGTGCCGGAAAGAGACGGATACGTGAACGTGAACTCGCCCCGGTATCCGAAGAGAAATCCGACGACGGGGTTCCGCACCTGCATCTGAATCGTGAACATCCCGCGAATGTCATCGAAGCTCTCGTACAGGTCTGCGGTACCTGTGCAGAAGGCCGGAAACGTGAATCCTGCGAAGCCTTCGTAGAACCGCTGCGCCCCCGATTGCAGGTGCAGCGATCCATCGGCCAAGACCTCCAGTTCGAGGTCGGTGGCCAGATGCTGGTGGGTGCCGAGGTAGTCGACAATCCCACCTCTTCGTTCGCTGTGCACCATAGTGGCGTCGAAGCGGCGTCTCTTGGACGAGGGCAGTTCCAAAGTCCTGACGAACGTGACGGTAGGGCGGCCAAACCCGTCAATGTAGGGATAGTTCTCGATCGTGAACGGGATGTCATTGCCCTGGTCCGGGAAGAGAATATTGCGGTAGGCACCCAGTCGCAGAAACGGTACCGTCCACCACGCACCCCGGCGGACTTCGGAGAAGACCCCGTGCCCGACGCATCCGTAGCCCGCTTCGGTGTCAACGCCGAAGCGCTTCTGCAGCATGGGGTGCAGCCTTTGGAAGTCTTGCCCCAATGCCACCTCAAAGATCGAAGCCACGGCTATTCGCCTCTTTCAGTCTGAGAGGGGAGATCACCTGTGGGTGCAGCCAACCCGGCCAGGGCAGAGGGGGCACGGCCTGAGCGCGCGTCCGGAGCACCCCGCAGGCAGCGCCCTGCCCTCGGCACAGTCCAATGGGACGGGAACATCCAGGTGGTCAGAGCCACCGTCACTCCTAGGGCTGCCAGGCCAGCGGTTCGACTGGCGAGAGCCCTGCGGAGCAGTGCGCCGGCTGCCAGAATGCCGCCTGCTCTCGCTGCGGCGTCGACAAACCACCGGTTGCGGCAGTCTCTGGGATCCAGATCTGCCTCCGCCCACAGTCTCAGACGGTCGAAGCTTATTGCTGTTGCCCAACCCATAGCGGGCCGGACCACGTGCGAGTCCAGGACTTTGCCGAGAGCGCCCATTCCCGGCTGATAGTTGTACCCCGTGATAAACCGAAGACCATCCTCTGTCGGCACATACCGCCAATACCCCGAACCAGACCCAATAGGAGACAAGGGGTCGGCAGAATCGAATTTCAGCACCGATGTGGCCTGCCCATCGGATCGATGCTTATGCCCCAGCGATGTTCCGTTCCCCCGGATGATGTGTAGAGGAAGGCGGAACTCGTAACGAAAATGCAGAAGTCCCTGATCATCTCCTCCGGTGGGGACTATTCGGGAGAATCGCAGATCCCACCGGGCGTGCAGTGCGGGGTCCTGGCTAAGAGTCCACACGCGTTCCATAGGGGCGCGGATGCTGGTCTCAACGTAGATCGGCTTGTGTTTCGCAGGCTCATTCCCGCCAAAGTTTTCCCCATTCCAGCATCATAAGGTGCAACTTGAGGTCACTCCCGTTCATGGGGCGCGACAATTATCTGGACGTCGTCCTCATACAACAGCCGTCCTGGATCGTTTGAATGGAGCACCTGCCACTCAACGTCATACCGGCTTAGAAGGTCCGTGTAGAACTCAACGCGGACGAGCAAATGCACAGCTGTGCACTTGAACCAAGCCTCCGCTGTCGGGTTTATTGCATGGTCGTAAATCGATCTGTCCACCGTCGACGGGTTCAAGTATGCGGCGTCGTAGTGGTCATTTGAGCGCCGCCAGGAAGCCCAGTCCTGGGTGCTGAGTCTGCCGCCGTTTGCTAAACCGTTGGCGAGATTAAAGAGGCCCGGGTAGCGTCCACGGCCATTGGCGATGCCTGCCTGGTAGCGCACATACTTCGAGTCCATGGTTCCCAACTGATCACCTGTCCGAATTTTCGTAGGCGCTGACTTTATCGTCCGGCTTCGCGTGCAGCGGCTTCAATCCGGGACCGATAGGCAGCCCATTCTTCCGATGTGCGGCTTGGCATGTTCGGATCTTGCGGTCCGTTGCCCGCTGTGCCGTCGATCAGCTCGCGCAAAATGTCGGCATGCCCTGCATGCCGGGCTGTCTCGACGCACACGTGAACCAGGATCTGATGGAGGGTCACACGTCGGCGCTCGGGCGTCCACCAAGGTACTTCACCTGCAGAGTCGAGGCTGAGTGACTCTATCGTCGCGTCGCTTTGTCGAGCGGAGAAATGGTAGAAGTCAATGATGTCTGCCCGGCTCTCGTCGGCCGTTGCCCACATATCATCGTCAACCTCCCCAGCTTCGGACAACCAGGGCACTTCCCGGCCGTGCGGTCTGCCGAAGACGTCGCTGAAGTATTCCAATTGCACGCCACCGACGTGCTTGACCAGCCCCAGGAGGTTGGTAGCTGTGGGCGTCATCGGACGGCGAATGTCGTACTCGCTGACGTCGTCGAGTTTCGAGAGAAGATCTGCCCTTCGAATGCGAAGGTACCCAAGTAAGTCAGCCTTTTGATCCATATCCCTCACTCTGCCCTAGGGCGGCGCCTATTGCCGCAAACAACATGGTGGCCACCTGACGTAGGCTTTCAACGTCCGAACGGGGCTGCAAAACTTCTTGGGGGAGAACAACACATGGAAATTGTCCTGCCGGCCGTTTTTGCGGCCAGTTTCTTTTACGTCCTCTATGGGGTCATCCGGGCGGCGAGGCGGGACGGAATCATTGCGGCCCGAAAGGTTGAAAAGGCTGACGCAACTCGAACTGACGGCTCCGTGTGACCAGCCCGGACTTACGGCGGTGGCCTCCCAGTGATCGTAAATACCGTCGATCAGAAGTCACAGCCATAGTCGGAAGCGGCGACCGGGTTTGGCAGCGCGCCGCAACAGACGTGCTCCGTTGGAGGGTAAAAACCGCGAGCGGGTTTGACGTGGACGCCACGGGTCCGGTGTCGCCAGGCGACCGCGTGGTCGTGACGGCCCGCGCGTTGGGCTTCACTGTTGTAGAACCGGTCGAAGTTGTAGCTGTCGTGCAGGGGCCCGGCCGAAGCGGGTTCTCGTACCGGACGCTGCCAGGGCACCCTGTGGACGGCGAAGAAGCCTTCATCGTCCACCGCCGTGGCGACGACGTGCACCTCACTATCCGCTCCCTGACCCGGGCGGCCGTACGGCAACCGTGGCGGGTGCTTTACCCAATCCTCCTGGTGGCACAGCGAATCGTGCGGAGGCGATACCTGCGGGCTCTCCGATGAATTGGGTTAACTGATCGCCCTGGAGGTTGACGGTTACCGTCGTCGCCTCATCCGCAGAAAACAAACAGTATCGGGGTCAAGATCCCCGTCGGTGCGAGATTGCCCTGCGTACGATCGTGAGTGTGAGTCGAGTTATCTTAATGTGCGGGCCGGCGGGCTCCGGCAAATCCGCTGTTGCCGGTCGCTTGGCGGCCGAAGGTATGGTCCGGCTGTCCTTTGACGAAGTGGCGTGGCAGATGGGACTCCGCATCATGCCCGTTGAGGAGGGCATCCAGCGTCAGATCGCGGCGGCGCTTAAGGCCCGCCTCCTAGATCTGGTCGCGTCAGGTGCAGATGTTGTTCTCGACTTTTCATTCTGGTCTAGGAGCATGAGGGAGGATTACCGTCTCCTGTTAACGCCGCTGGGTGTCGAGCCCGAGACCATCTACCTGGCCACGACCCGCGAAGTTGCACTTGCCCGCGTCCGCGCCCGCATGGCGGGCCACGCGGACGATTTCCAGTTGAGCGCTGCTGAACTGGCTGCCGAATATTTCGACCACTTCGAAGTCCCCACAGCAGAGGAAGGTCCACTCACGGTCATTACGTAGTGGCCCAATGATGGCGTTGATGTGCGCAGATGCGACATCAGGTATCTACACCGGCAAGGCGTTTCTAACTCTCGTACTCGAAGCGTTTGACGAGCAGTTCCTCGGCCGGAGCAAACCCGTACTTGGCATAGAAGGTCTTTGATTCGGCTGAGGGGGACAGGACGATCCGTGCTGCCTTAATGCTCTGTGAGAACTGAATCGCCGCCTCCAATAGCTGGCCTCCCACTCCGCAGTTGCGATAGTCGGCAGCGACGAAGGCGTTCCCGAGATACACCCAACAGGTCGACTTCTTGCCGGGTTTAGGCATCCGCTCAAAGACCATGAGATTCAGCATTCCGATAAGCGTGCCGTCCAGATCTGCGACGAACATGGTGCGCGCGTTATTTTCCTGCCAGGCTCGGTAGTCACTCTCGAAGTCCGGATCCTCGGTCGATTCCCCTATTTGCTCTGCAACCCACGCGGCCCGCAGACGGATGAGGCTGGGCGTATCAGCGGTGTTTGCCTGTCGAATGATGAGCATCCGCCTACTTTAGCTACCAAGGGAGGTCCCGTTCCCCGAGCGAACAGAACCGGGGCGAGGTGCGGTCGCCAGAGTCGACGAGTTCTCTCAGTTGCGCAGCAGCAGTGCGAGGATCCTTGGATGCGTCAGCCTGTCCCATGTCCGTGGCCAGTTTCCCAGGGTGCACTGCCCAGCAGCGGACCCGCCCCTGAAGGTCCTGAGCCAACGCGATGGTCAGCATGTTCTGCGCCGCCTTGGACATCTTGTAGGCATAACTTGTTGACAGGTCCGCGAACGTACCGCTGGCCTGGGCCGACAGGGAGCCCAGGCGTGAGGTCACGTTGACGACGATCGGATCAGGCGCCGCCAGCAGGTTTGGCAACAGGAACTGCACCAGTCGCAACGGACCCGCGGCATTTACATCGACCGCGTTCAGAACCCCCTCGGCTGGAATCGATCCCAGTTCACCGTGGGGCGCTCCTTGGGCCGCGTTGTTGATCAGCAGATCGACGGGGCGGCCATCCAGGACGTCCAGAAGCTCTGAGGCATCGTTGGATCGAACATCGTGCCGCACGGTTACGACGTCGGACGGAGCGGCTACGGCGTCTGGCTCCCGTGAACGCGTGAGGGCGATGACGCTCCAGCCGCCCTCC
It encodes:
- a CDS encoding GNAT family N-acetyltransferase — protein: MIPGKTSRLRFRQMASADLDNMTALLGDPAVMAYYPAPKTREEAAQWIAWNEANYATHGYGLWIVETLDGEFLGDCGLTCQQVNGRSELEVGFHIRAEAWGRGYATEAAAACMEFARDELAVKQLVAIIHPENVASRRVAEKIGMSYIENDHGGTIATRMVLGVQLASGRGPA
- a CDS encoding AAA family ATPase: MSRVILMCGPAGSGKSAVAGRLAAEGMVRLSFDEVAWQMGLRIMPVEEGIQRQIAAALKARLLDLVASGADVVLDFSFWSRSMREDYRLLLTPLGVEPETIYLATTREVALARVRARMAGHADDFQLSAAELAAEYFDHFEVPTAEEGPLTVIT
- a CDS encoding GNAT family N-acetyltransferase, yielding MLIIRQANTADTPSLIRLRAAWVAEQIGESTEDPDFESDYRAWQENNARTMFVADLDGTLIGMLNLMVFERMPKPGKKSTCWVYLGNAFVAADYRNCGVGGQLLEAAIQFSQSIKAARIVLSPSAESKTFYAKYGFAPAEELLVKRFEYES
- a CDS encoding DinB family protein is translated as MDQKADLLGYLRIRRADLLSKLDDVSEYDIRRPMTPTATNLLGLVKHVGGVQLEYFSDVFGRPHGREVPWLSEAGEVDDDMWATADESRADIIDFYHFSARQSDATIESLSLDSAGEVPWWTPERRRVTLHQILVHVCVETARHAGHADILRELIDGTAGNGPQDPNMPSRTSEEWAAYRSRIEAAAREAGR
- a CDS encoding DUF4166 domain-containing protein, which encodes MASIFEVALGQDFQRLHPMLQKRFGVDTEAGYGCVGHGVFSEVRRGAWWTVPFLRLGAYRNILFPDQGNDIPFTIENYPYIDGFGRPTVTFVRTLELPSSKRRRFDATMVHSERRGGIVDYLGTHQHLATDLELEVLADGSLHLQSGAQRFYEGFAGFTFPAFCTGTADLYESFDDIRGMFTIQMQVRNPVVGFLFGYRGEFTFTYPSLSGTTIPAHLKPLREESRE
- a CDS encoding SDR family NAD(P)-dependent oxidoreductase — protein: MKKLAVVTGANRGLGLSLVNEFSEGGWSVIALTRSREPDAVAAPSDVVTVRHDVRSNDASELLDVLDGRPVDLLINNAAQGAPHGELGSIPAEGVLNAVDVNAAGPLRLVQFLLPNLLAAPDPIVVNVTSRLGSLSAQASGTFADLSTSYAYKMSKAAQNMLTIALAQDLQGRVRCWAVHPGKLATDMGQADASKDPRTAAAQLRELVDSGDRTSPRFCSLGERDLPW
- a CDS encoding CopG family transcriptional regulator, with protein sequence MADKTQFNIYLPTDLVKQVKHAAIERGLSLSSFVEETLTQALNKEGSTK
- a CDS encoding DUF1990 family protein, with protein sequence MTSPDLRRWPPSDRKYRRSEVTAIVGSGDRVWQRAATDVLRWRVKTASGFDVDATGPVSPGDRVVVTARALGFTVVEPVEVVAVVQGPGRSGFSYRTLPGHPVDGEEAFIVHRRGDDVHLTIRSLTRAAVRQPWRVLYPILLVAQRIVRRRYLRALR
- a CDS encoding VOC family protein encodes the protein MRVTPIRFVRNIELANKFYSTLGLNENAAATSGTWADLHGNGGQLGLHIAQAGTTHSDAGAVALHFSTDERLELTAERLRAAGYAPSDIMDETFGRFITVNDPDGYRIQVNEMDADHQNLSYEIRESAALK